The Polyangium aurulentum genomic interval CCTCCCCGACGCCCGCGCCGCCTCCGGCCGCGCCGCGCCGCGCGCCCGAGCTCGATCTGAAGGCCGATCCGGTGCGGCGAGAGCTCCTGCGCGCGCCCCTCAAGGACCTCGCGCCCGTCGGCTGGGGCCGGCCGGGCTACCTGCGGGTGACGCTCGATCGGCACGATCCGCCGGGCTCGGCGCCTGCCTTCGTGAAGCTCGCGCTCGATGATGCGCCGCAGGCTCACCGAAGGCCCCTCGCGTTCGAGAGGCTCGCGCGCGCGCTCGGGATGCGCGTCGTCCCCGCCACGGCGCTGCGGCGCATCAGCACGGGCGAGCTCGGCGCGATGCTCGAGGGGCAGCCCGATTTGCAGGCCTACTTCAAGGCGCACACGGCCGTGCAGAACGACGGGACGGTAGACGCGCTCGTCACCGCGCCGTTTCGCGGCGACGGCCCCGGGGCCTGGAAGTCGACGCTCGGGCGCGAGATCTCGGTGCTCGACAGCCACGAGCTGAAGCGCTGGGAGCGCTGGGCCGCCTCGCCCGATCCCGCCCCCGACGAGAGCCCGGAGCTCTTGCGCGACTACGTCGAGATGCTCGTGCTCGATTATCTCTCGGGCAACGTCCTGCGCCGCTCCGTGACCGTCGACGACGAGGGCGGGGCGCTCCTGCTCACCGACAACGACACCGCCTTCCCGCTGAAGGTCGATCCGCGCGCCGAGGCGCGCATCCTCAAGCACCTGCGCGCCGTCATGCGCTTTCCGCGCTCGCTGCGCGAGGTCCTCTTGCGCCTCGACAGACCCCGCGCCCGGGCGCTCTTTCTGCCCGAGGGCTTCGACACGTGGATCGTCCCGCCGCGCACCTTGATCGATCTCGACGAGCGGCGCGCGGGCTTGCTCACGTTGATCGAGGCCCGGATCGCCGAGCGCGGCGAGGCGAACGTGCTTTGCTTGTGACCGGAGAAAGCTGCGCATGTCCGACTCGCCGTCAGAACCCAGCCTGGCCGAGCTCGTCGCCGTGATGGCGCACGACCTCAACAATCCCCTCGCGGCGCTGGTCACGAACCTGAGCTTCATCGAGGGCACGGTCGCCCCGAAAGACGGCGGCGACCTCGCCGAGGCGCTCGGCGACGCGCAGATGCTCTGCGACATGCTGCGGCGGCTCGTCGGCAACCTCGACCTCATCGCGCGGCGCGAGGCGCTGTCGGGCGGGGCGTCGATCCTCGACCTCGGGCACCTGTTGCGACAGGCGGCCGAGCGGCTGCAGAAGCAGGCATCCGCGGCGGAGATCGAGCTTTCGGTGGATCCGGCCCCGCCGCTCGGCGAGATCCTGGTCCAGTGCGACCGCGAGCTGCTCGGGCGCGCGATCGACAACCTCATCGCCTACGGCCTCGAGCAGGCGCCCTCACGGTCGCGGATCACGGTGACGGCGGCGCGCGACGAGCGGGGCGGGCGCGTCGTGATCGAGCACCGCAGAAAGCCCCAGATCGCGCAGATGACCGAGGCGCCGCCGCCGATGACGCGGGCCGAGCAGAGGCGCCGCACCCAGGCGCTCTACGGGCGAGGCGCGGCCCTTCTGTGCGCGCGGATCGCGGCCGACCTCATCGGGGGCAAGCTCGAGGTCACGACCGACACGGGGCCCGTCGCTCGGCTCGTTCTGATCGCGCCCCCGGCAGAGCCGTGACGGGCCGAGGGCGCTTAGCCAGCGTCCCGTCACCCTGCTAGGCTGGCGGCTGATGGATCTGCAGACGCTCAGCGGCTGGCTCGAGAGGCTCGACTACGAGATGAAGCCCGAGGGCCAGAGGACCCTGCGCGTCCGACCCCGCCGGCCCGAGAGCGGCGAGGGCCTGCCGCCGTACTTCATGCAGCTCGGCGAGCACTGGCTCATGCTCTCGATCCTGCCGGTGCTCTCCTCGCGCACGCCTCCCTCGCCCGAGCTGCCGCGACGCCTGCTCCTGTTGAACCGCGACATGCGCATCGCGAAGTTCGCCTTGGGCGAGCAGGGCGAGGTCGTCCTCGCGGCCGAGCTGCCCACCGAATCGCTCGATTTCCCGGAGTTCGCCGACGCGGCCGAGCGGCTCGTGAAGTACTTCCACCACTATCACGATTACCTCTCGTCGCCGTGACCGCCCCCGTCGCGATTACTTCTGGGTGATCACCACCCGATTGTCGTCGCGATAGGTCACGTTCCCCGATTCGCCGCGGCAATCCCAGCAGCTCGCCCACGACAGGCGGCGCCGCACGTAGCCGTTGTATCCGAGCGCGATGGGGCCTTTTTCGTCCTTCAGGATGAACGTCGAGGCAATGCGATAACGATCGCCCGGGAGCCGATAAAAGGCCACGACGAACGAATCCTTGCCCGCCCGGCCCGCGACCACGAGGATCTGCTCGCCAGGAACCGGGTTCCACAAGAGGGGCGAGGTCGTGAGCAGCGTGTTCGGTGGCGCCGTGCCCGCGTCGCCGCGCGACAGGACCACGTTCACGTCGTCGGGCTCCTTGAAGTACTCGATGTTCCGATCGAGCCCTGACAACGCCGGCACCGAGGCCAGCATCTCCGCCAGCTCCGACGCCGGCAGCTCCACGCGCCGGTAGGTCTGCTCCCACGCAGGCGAAGGGATCGACGCCGCGTTCGGCGCGCCCCGGCAGCAGCGAAAGCCGAGGTCCTCGGCCGAGGCCCCGGGATCGATCGCGGTCCGGTGCGCGCAGCGATGATCGAGGGCGACCGCGCTCCCCCGCGCGCCGCGCACGGCCGCCGCCTTCGGCTGCATGTCCTCGATGGGCGCCACGTCGCTCGCGGTCCACTCGCGCAGCGCCGCGCCCATGCCGAGCACGCCGAAGCCCGAGGCGCACGAGGCCGGGCTCTGCGCGCACTTCGGATCCCACGCCGCGCTGCCCGCGTACGCCGTCCCCTCCGGCCCCTTGCACGCGCGCTCCCACTCGAGCTCGGTGCACAGCCGCCCCCCCGCCTGCTGGCAAAGCTCGGTCGCGCGCGATCGGCTCACGCCCGTCATCGGGGGCTTCGAGGGATCGTTGGGGTACAAATATCTGTCGATCGAGAACCCCCCGAGCTCGACCTCCCGATCGGCCGGCTCGAGCACCGGATCGCGCCCCTTGTCGCCCGGCGTGCTGCCCGCGACGAACTTGCCGGCGGGAATGTCCACGCGATCGGAGGCCGCAGCCACGGCCTTCGAGCCCCCGTCCGGGTCGACCTGGTTCTCGGCCGCCTCGAGGACCTTGCCCTTGGGCGACAGGACGACCGGCTTGCCGCCGTCCACGCCGTCCGTGCCGGAGCTGCTCTCACCGCGCCCACAACCGCCGCAACCGGCGAGGGCCGGCAGGAAGCAAAGGAGCAGTGCGGGGAGGGAGATGCGGGGAGCGGGCATGCGCGCTTGTCGGGTTCGGCCCGGGCGGTTCATGCACCAGGATGGGCGCCGGGTCAAAGGCGCGCGCTATGCTCGTCGAACGTGCTGCTCCTCGGCGACCTGCCCCTCGAGCTGCTCTACGGGTTTGCCCTGTTCTTCGGGCTGATCTGGGGCAGCTTCCTCAACGTCGTGATCCACCGCGTCCCGCGCGGCATGAGCGTCGTGCGCCCGTCCTCGCGCTGCCCGGCCTGCAACACGCCGATCCGCGCGTGGGACAACGTGCCCGTGCTCGGCTACGTGCTCCTGCGTGGCCGCGCGCGCTGCTGCGGGGTGAAGGTGTCTCCGCGCTACCCGCTCGTCGAGGCGATCGGGGGCCTCATGTCGGTGGCGATCATGCACGTGCTCATCGTGCCCATGCACCCGGCGACGTCGCTCGCGCGCGCGGGGGCGATCTACGTCGCGGATCTCGCGCTCGCGCTCGGGCTCGTGGCCGCGGCGTTCATCGATCTCGAGCACATGATCCTGCCCGACTCGATCACGCTCGGCGGCGCCGTGCTCGGCGTGGCGACGGCCTCGTTCCGCGAGATGACGTTCGTCGATGCGCTGATCGGCGCCGCCGTGGGCTTCGCGATCGTGTGGCTGCCGTTCATCGTGATCTACCCGCGCATCCGCGGTCGCGCGGGGATGGGCCTCGGCGACGCGAAGCTGCTCATGCTGGCCGGCGCGTGGTTCGGCTGGCGCGGGGCGATCATCGTGCTGTGCGCGGGGGCTTTGCAGGGCACGCTGGGGGCGATCGTGACCTTGCTCGTGCGCGGCAAGATCGAGGATCCCGAGGCCGTGCAGCGCGAGCGCGAGGAGATCCGCGCCGAGCTCGAAAAGATGAGCCCCGAGGAGCGCGCCGAGGTGGAGAAGGAGCTCGCCGAGGACCCGCTCGCCCAGGAAGCCGGCGAGGGTTTCGGCCAGGCGCGGATCGCCTTCGGCCCCTTCCTCGTGCTGGCGACGCTCGAGTTTCTCCTCTTCGGCCGCGAGGCGCTGGGAGCGTACCTGTCATGGATCGACACCGCATCGTGACCCTTCTCGTGCCCTGCGCGTGGCTCGCGCTCGCGAGCTGCACGCCCGCCTTGCCCGTGCCGCAGGTGGGACCGCACGTGGGAGAACAGCCGGAGATCGTGCCGTTTCCTCCCCCCGCAGCGCAGCCGGAGGTGATCCCCGCGCGCCCCAAGGACAAGGGCGCGGTGTGGGTCGACGGCGAGTGGCAGTGGCGAGGACGTCGCTGGGTCTGGCAGAAGGGGAGCTGGCAAGTGCCGTATCCGGGGTCGTACTGGGCGCCGGCCGTGACGATCAGGCAACAGGATGGAACGCTTGCCTTTTTCCAGGGCGGATGGCGGACGCGCAACAAGACCGGGGATGCGACGAAGCCGTAGACATTTTCCGCCCGTTGGGTCAGCTATGCGCGTGATGGAAGGCTCGAACCAAGCTGCCAGGGCGCTCGTCCTGGTCGTGCTCGCCGCGGGCATCGCCGCCTGCGGCCGCAAAGTCGAGTGCACCACCGAGATCACCGCGGGCGCCGGCACCTACAAGGCCACGGCGCGCGGTGAGGGCGAGGAGGCACCGATCGCCAGGAACGCCCTCCGCGACGCGTGCGAGCGCATGTGCGTCGCGACCAAGGCGCCCATGCTCGATGCGTGCACAGCGCGCTGCACCGTCGACGTCGGCGCGGCCAAGATCGGCGCCAAGACGAGCTGCACGCCATGATGCTCGCCTGGTCCTTCTCAGCACGCTCCCTCGACGAGATCGAGCGACTTCTGCGCGCCCTCGGCAAACACCGCTACGTGCGCGAGGTCGATCACCGCCTGCACTGGACGGTCGACCGCGCCCTCTCCGACCTGCCCCCGTTCGCCCGGCACGCCGAGTCCTTCGCCGCGCGCCGCAGGGTCGAGCCGGGGCTCGAGATCGGCTCGCGCGATCCTTCCCTCTGGCGCCCCGCCACCATCGACGAGATCGTCGCCGCCCTGCGCGCCTTCTGGACGCCAGGCAGCGACGCCGAGCGCCGCAAAGAAGCCCTGCTCGCCGCCCTCGCCGAGACGGGTTTGCCCGCGGCGAAGCACAGGCCCTTCGCCTGCCCCCCGGAGTCGCCCCCGCACCCCGAGCTCGTGATGCTCGACTGGGTCCTGTTGCCCGTCGACGAGCTCGACGCCGATCGGCATCGCGGCGCGCTCGAGGCGATGGAAGAGGCCGGCGAAGAGGTCGCGCCGTCGACGCCCGTCTACCAGGAAGGACCCATCCTCGCCGCGCCAGAGCTCTGCGATGGAGCCCCGGGCGGCGAGGTCGAGGACGACTTCCTGGTCTGGTCCGACGGACCCTACAGCTACTCGGACTACGTCTTCCGCGGCGCAGCCAAGGCCGCGAAGCTGTCCGAGCCGCCGGTCGGGTACGAGGACCTGTAACGCTCGATCACTCGAGCCCGCGCACGTGCGTGCGATGGTTCGTCAGATCGTCGTGCTTGCCGGGTCCCTTCGGGCCGATGCCGAGCGCCTTCGGCTTCGCGGCGCGCAGGCCGCCGAAGAAGGCGACGAGGCCGAACACGCCGGCGAAGATCAGCATCCGCCACCCCACCGACGGGATAAGGATGCCGAGCAGGATGAAGGCCGCGATCACGCCGAGCACCAGGGCCAAGAAGCCGCAGACCAGCGCGACGAGACCCCACGCCACGCGCGGCGCCGCATCTCCGACCACGCGCTTGGCCTCGAGCTTCGCCTCGCCCACCACGCGCTTGGCTTCGAGCTTCGCCTCGCCCACCACGCGCTTGGCCTCTTGCTTCACCTCGCCGACGGCGCGCTTGGCCTCGAGCTTGCC includes:
- a CDS encoding YbjN domain-containing protein encodes the protein MDLQTLSGWLERLDYEMKPEGQRTLRVRPRRPESGEGLPPYFMQLGEHWLMLSILPVLSSRTPPSPELPRRLLLLNRDMRIAKFALGEQGEVVLAAELPTESLDFPEFADAAERLVKYFHHYHDYLSSP
- a CDS encoding formylglycine-generating enzyme family protein, whose translation is MPAPRISLPALLLCFLPALAGCGGCGRGESSSGTDGVDGGKPVVLSPKGKVLEAAENQVDPDGGSKAVAAASDRVDIPAGKFVAGSTPGDKGRDPVLEPADREVELGGFSIDRYLYPNDPSKPPMTGVSRSRATELCQQAGGRLCTELEWERACKGPEGTAYAGSAAWDPKCAQSPASCASGFGVLGMGAALREWTASDVAPIEDMQPKAAAVRGARGSAVALDHRCAHRTAIDPGASAEDLGFRCCRGAPNAASIPSPAWEQTYRRVELPASELAEMLASVPALSGLDRNIEYFKEPDDVNVVLSRGDAGTAPPNTLLTTSPLLWNPVPGEQILVVAGRAGKDSFVVAFYRLPGDRYRIASTFILKDEKGPIALGYNGYVRRRLSWASCWDCRGESGNVTYRDDNRVVITQK
- a CDS encoding sensor histidine kinase is translated as MSDSPSEPSLAELVAVMAHDLNNPLAALVTNLSFIEGTVAPKDGGDLAEALGDAQMLCDMLRRLVGNLDLIARREALSGGASILDLGHLLRQAAERLQKQASAAEIELSVDPAPPLGEILVQCDRELLGRAIDNLIAYGLEQAPSRSRITVTAARDERGGRVVIEHRRKPQIAQMTEAPPPMTRAEQRRRTQALYGRGAALLCARIAADLIGGKLEVTTDTGPVARLVLIAPPAEP
- a CDS encoding prepilin peptidase translates to MLLLGDLPLELLYGFALFFGLIWGSFLNVVIHRVPRGMSVVRPSSRCPACNTPIRAWDNVPVLGYVLLRGRARCCGVKVSPRYPLVEAIGGLMSVAIMHVLIVPMHPATSLARAGAIYVADLALALGLVAAAFIDLEHMILPDSITLGGAVLGVATASFREMTFVDALIGAAVGFAIVWLPFIVIYPRIRGRAGMGLGDAKLLMLAGAWFGWRGAIIVLCAGALQGTLGAIVTLLVRGKIEDPEAVQREREEIRAELEKMSPEERAEVEKELAEDPLAQEAGEGFGQARIAFGPFLVLATLEFLLFGREALGAYLSWIDTAS